Part of the Ziziphus jujuba cultivar Dongzao chromosome 8, ASM3175591v1 genome is shown below.
ACGCGCCCCCCGGCGGCTTCAATCCGAACCAGTTCGTCGGGCCGATCCGGCTGTAAAGAAATGAATAGAAAAAGCATGTCAGCGAGTTcgaattcaaaaaataataataatcaaaatagtGTGCAAAACACGCGCAACTGTTATTCAAGAAATTGATTACGAGCGCTCAATGATTTTCAGTGATTCGCGCTTGGATGCGCGAGAGccaggaaaataattttttttttctataatccGTAAATGACGGTGATTTTATTTTTCGGTTCAATGAATTTGTCGCCAGAAATTTAGATCTCGAATACGTAGGAGAAGATTTCGGaagattttaatttctttttttttcctttttttttttttcccttttttatctTGTTGGGTATCCCTATAATTTTTCCGCTCGATTCTCGAGAAAACTACGGCCAGATAGATAGCTAACCTTATGATCGGAAGAAAGTGGAATCGCGACCCCGTTCCGGCAAAGCACAGCGCGGGAATCGCCACAATTCGAAACGATGATTTTCTCCGGCGTTACGATGGCGACGACTGCGGTAGATCCAACGGCGTCGCACTGCGGAGTTTGAAGCTCGCATCGGCAATTAGAGGTCTTAATACCGTCACACCATTCCTGGATCTCCTTGTCCATTCGCTCAAAGCTTTTTTCCATCGTCTCTTTCCACTGCACAACAGGCTCATCTACTTTTTCGACTTCGACCTCTTCCTTCACAATCTCATGCAACCGATCCTTACACTTGAAAGCCACCTAATAACCAAACaatcaaatacaaaataattgaagtcagaaaaaaatgaaaatgaaaatgaaaaaaaaaaaagctccaaAAGAAATCTCGCATGGcggaaaattaatttaattttgaaattgaaaaagtaaaattaatttaaatttgaaattgaaaaagtgttttagtttttgcGGTTTAATTACATGAGAGCAACCATGGCCGTCGAAAACGCCATAGAAATGAAGATTTTGATTGGAAGCTGATGAACCTTCGTGTTGGATAAAACCTGGATGAATCGAAACAGCGTCTTCCATATCCCTCCTCCTTCCACAAACCGAAGTCATCCCGAACTTAGGGCTATACACCTGTACGGCGTCGTTCGTTGATTTCTCACCATCATGATTATTCAAACGCCAAGCTTCTTTATTACACTTGGCTCCTTCGTTTTCCTCTTGAGACTTCGATTCACAGCTTTCGACTCTGCTATCGCGCTTGCTCTGTAACAACAACGAAGATGCAGACGAAGACGAAGGTGAACAGAGATCGAGCTTATGGCGCTTCCGAGAGCACTCCACCGGCGATGAAACAGAAACATCAGCCATAAATTTAAACGGCATGAGCTCCATTTTCCGACGCTTTAAGGTCCGTGAGGTCGGCTCCATCGGGGCCGATGTCTCACTCTCAACAAGTTCGCAGCAAATTCCAGCCATTCACAACAAATCAGAAAAAACAAACTCAAATCAATAACAGGAAGTCCGAAACCAGAGTAGttatcgtcgtcgtcgtcgtagTCTTCTTCCTCTGCTTCCTCGTTTCCTCAAAAGCTCtgaaaatgaatgaatgaaataaagaaaaagagagcaAACGCCTGAGAAAGCTATAAAGAGCAAAGGGGCAATTGCAAAACAGATACAATAGGGATCTGTAACAGAGAATTGAGGGAGAGGAGGGGAGGACCCAATATGCTTTATTTATTCAGtctgattattattatgatatatacatttttttttcttctaaacaGAGGCGACCCTCTGAAGGGTCCACCtcaaaaaaacaatttcaccTGGGGGCCACAACCTAATCACGGGCAGCTTGCCCGTCACAATCACGGGCAGGATCCGACATGTACAGTTGGTATGACGTCGAACTACTGAATACAAAAGATTCAATCTCCACCCTCCATCTCCTTACctgttttctctctctttccactATTTGACCACGTGgtttacctttttaaaattgCTATACGTGTACCAATCAAGCTTCAACACGCATTCTAGAAACGGCCTGGCTTTTCTGACACGCATGTGGTCCTTGGACgaccgcccccccccccccccccccccttcttcttccttcccttCCCCAAgcctaccattttttttttcattccttttttataatttatgactatttttttatcaagtattttttatttttataatcgcAGCTTCCGAAGATATCACCACGTGGAAGGATCCTAGTATGCGATATTCGTGTTCCATTTTTCTTAGCCACACGCAATACCGCGAGTTCCATTACCTACTATTGAggtttatatgtatatgcttATGAACTTTTAATTGTAtctcttaaatttttaatataataatttgttttcttagcaaattatataataatatgttagtttataaaatatttacattGTTAGTCAAATTTGATGTTggaagtttttctatttttgttgacttgaatatgaaatttttctgtttacaataaattaataatggtaACCgtacaataaatttttaaaaaaattatgtctgTATTAATTATTTCTACCATAGGCAGCTGCCACCATTACCCACTCATAATTTCATCCTTCAAATACgtaatttttttgggtgaattatcaaatacataattaaataatattatggatAACAAATTCTTTCCAAATAATGCGGTAAAAGaatatatcattattttgttggtttatatttaattttacatattattttgaatattcaTTCATTCAACTTCCATTTTATAACACTATTGTACTTAATTGTGGAGTATCCAATTAAAGattcaaatttgaattattttttggaaaaaaaataatttttactattatattatccttgcaaaaatataaaatatgcatTTAAGCAAAATGACTGTAcgctattattttttaaaaagaaaatattgttggacataatttaattattacaattCTCATAGTTTTTTTGAGAATTATAACATTATCTGAAATAAAGGTTAATCTTATTGTTGtaatttttaagtattttttagaATTACAATACTTTCTAAAATAAGGGATTATGATTGCATTGTGTTTTTCGTTGGTTTCCATCTTATGTTTGTTTATAAAGCcacttttacatttattttatttttatcattttcttaacacttcctttattttagaaaagaaatgcattcatttatttttagcCGCGTCATACAAATGGAAATATGCCCAATTTTCAAacactttttttaataatcacaATTTCATGATTCTATCGGAAATATATCATCTATCTAATAAAACtggaaacaaataaataaaataaaaaatctaacctACGCTAGTAGGCTAGTAGGCTATAaccttttcataaaataataaataaataaagtaggcTATTTAGCTTCGCAAAAGATGGAAATGGTGACAAAAATGGGAATGGTGTGGGAGCGTGAGAGTACGCGCAGAAGGAGGGGAGTGGGGTTGGGTACAAGCAGAGAGTGTTCACTTTATTCTGGTAGTTCCAGTTGTGCAATGAAAGCGTCTACGTAACGAGGGTGATTTAGACACGTGTGGGACCACATTTCAACGTCTATTGACGCTTGCAGAATATCGGAGGGTTCGCTAACCGTATAGTCGCCACATGGCTATCGTGACGTGGAGCTGAAGGTGTGCGTCGCGTCCTCTCGCCAGACACGTTTGAGGCACTCACAActctaattattaaaatatgccGTCCTCATTTGCAATTACACTAAACTAATCAAGTTTTACAATCTTTTCCATTGTGAAACTcatactttctatttttttatttattattattattatttttattttacggGCTCTGATACATGATACAGCGGAGTtcccatttatttttctttgtatttttaacTACTTTAGCTCTTCTTCTTTATCGCTGACACGTGTTGACCGACCGGctgtgtaaaaaataaataaataaacatatttatatatatatatattttttttggctgatagtaaaaaaaaaaaaaaatcgatttattcgattttatatttttatctataattatataattaaggaTATGGTATACAGTATACTCAAAGATTCAAGATTTCCAAGGATAATACAAAAAAGGCACGTGAATCAATCTCTTAATCATTGTAAAAATTACACATAGCTcaatttcattgaaaatatttaaatattaaacttttttGTTCTAGTCAGTTACAATTGATCTGGatttacaataataattttgtaatgGAATATGTAAATgccaatattttaatttatgtggATCTCTACATCATTAAtaatacaaatttattatttttatggaaaattatttacgagtatttttaaaaaataatagtaagaacattggtttggttttttttttttttgaaaggagtAAGAACACTGTATTTGTATGACAGTAACATGTTTTGCTAAATTGTACGATAGTAACATTTTGCATTGAAATGCTGCATCAAAATATGGAAttatcatttaccaaaaaaaaacatatatgcaTAATCATTTTATCACCTACATCAGAGAATTCATGATTTATAAATGTTAAAACGAATCTtgttctaaaaatatatatatcgcaATATAAAACTTACATTGTCATTTTACCATTTCATATTGAAATCTTTAAAGCCCGTTTACAACATAAAAGGTAAAACGCTTTGTctcttaatttcaattttgaaagtcCTAAAATCTTTATCTTTTTGTATATAGCACTCTTAGTTTTTTCATGagtgttaattatttttaataaaaaacacTAACAGGCATAACCTGAAGAGGTAAGTAAATACTAGAAGTGTTAAATAGTTTGGTTTTTTATCAGTCATCGGTATCATTTATCAGTATTTTTTTatggcaaaaataaattatttttcttttgtctaaaatatttatcaaaaaacttaaattactttaatattaatagttaATGTTTGACtatacatttaatattaaaatgcatttcatATATCAATTGGACAGGactagatataaaaaaataaaaaaaaaaccaatcgaATAGAAATTGATTTAAACAAATACCCAAACCTTCTCAATGTTACTGAGATTAATAAACTTTTGAATCTAAATTCAAGTTTGAATtggactgaaaaaaaaaaaaaaaaaaaactaaattattgGACCGAGATGGGGAAAATAATAAACACCATGAAATTCAACATGATCATCATGTGTACTTTGGGGGgtttaaaatgataataaggTATCGATGGTTTTAGGACGGTGGGGCCGACCAAACTTTGCCATCATGATGATTTTCATTTGATAAGTTTTTGCGGAAATAAAGTGGAAAAGGAGGAAGGAGGATATATTTCGTGTACCCGCTCAGCAACAACACGAGGGGACCGTATTGGCAATTTCAGCAACTAATCACAAACTGACACGTTGATGGTCTTGGCTGTCAAGCAATGCACTCCCCGCTTAAAGGTGACGTACTCGAATCCACTTGCACTTCTAACCTAACTACGGTTCACAAAAATCCACTTTAAATACTGCTCTGTTTTTGCGTCTGCCaacaatttctttcaattttggtctcttttttttttttttttttggcaactaCTTTCCActattgaaattatatattatgttgGTTATTTTGCCTGCTTTTATAGAAATCAATAagatttatgtttaaaaaaataaataaatactgatGTAGAGATTTGAATTTGTAAAGTTCTTTCCAGCTAAAAGGTTGGTAAACAATGTTGTTCAGTTGTCcattaaataataatcaataagctaagaaaaataatatttgccaCAACAAATGACTTACCATTACTTTCCTATTAGGTCCTTTTCTATTCTACTTCATGATTCATGATAAAGTTTTGAAAGGaactattttggataattttgttTGCAAGAAATTAGTTTtctcataattatttttcttctactaATGTTTGAATCCTCATATacccaatttataaaaaataaaaaattaaaaaaaggaagagaaaaaatatattatcattagAAGAAGATATTAATTAAGGAACCAAGCTCATATTCATATttcctaaaaataattatagagAAGTTTTTATCATTCTTTATACACTATTGGTTAAGTATatgaacaatataaaatatttctaatatataaaataccCATACTTCATATAGaattaactaaataaaaaagtatttttttttgttcataaatcatttacaaatcaaatactattttataaaaaaaagtttatcatatttttggaCAAAACTGATAGTTATGGAaactttctaaatttttttttttccaattgaaatattttttggcAATGGAAAAGTATATTCATTGGAGTATTtgatctaaaaatcataaatgtcTCTAAAGATATTTGGTAGTaaagttttgaatatttttgagatatttagttgtatatttttgaaaatatttgagATATTCATTTATGATAATGTTCAATcgcatatttttaaatgaatttaagatattcaattatatatttataaacacatatgaaatatttatatttaaaaatatttaattatatatttctaaatatatttaaaatttttaattatatatttttgaacatatttaaaatattcaattctatattattaaatccatatttatttaattaataataattttaaataaaaataaaaaaatataaatttataatgaaactttaaaaaatatattgtcaaatttttaattaaaataagttggcagaagaaaaataaaataaaataaaaatcatactaAAAATGTGACATTtgcttaataattattttttctaagtatACTATTAATCATATAACAgtgtatataaaaatttttcagAAGTGGCTACAGCCTACATCCAACTACGTGTTCATATTTGATTTGAATTTGGTAAGAGGTGATGGCGTtgcatatttaatttgaaaagagAAGAATCGGGCATTTTCAAgggttaaaaaggaaaaacggTGCGGCTTCGGTGGACAGACGACACGTACCACAAATCATATAGCCACGTATCTTTCGTCTGTATTCAAAAAAGTCAGAAGAGCGGTTTTTTGAGTTTTCCGCAGCATGCAGCTATTTTTTCTGAAATGACACACTGGTTTTCTTCACTTCTCATTTCTCAATTCTCATCTGCACAGGATAttttccacctttactttttttttttttttttttttaaatttgtttttgttggaaagTCCAACAgatatttttaacaaatcaaTTTTCAACACGCCGTGCTGATGTGGCATTCTATGATATTTACACCATTTCCCTTTTCTTGCTGGTGCAATGCACATAAAGAAaattgcaaccaaaaaaaaaaaaaaaaaaaagcacacaaACAAAAGCTGGcatttccttctcttttcctttctttttttttttttccattttctttttctttctatatatgtatatatatttgtaaatacaATGGCAAACCCTAGTGAAGATATTACGTACACGATCCATCTACATCAACTATAGCTTAAATAGTTATTTTGGTAACCGTCCGTGAAACTATGACCGATGATTTTAATCACTATAGTTTTGtcggaattttattttattttttatttttcacaagTAATATGGCATAGCAGATTTATTAGTTGTTTGTTGACAATTTGCCAGATAGAAAACCAATTATACCCTGCCACGTATTATGCCATGAGGCGAAATGGAAGACCTCTACAACCTATAAACAGGAGTCTATTAGCCTAAAGCCATGATTACACTCTTGACCCAATAAAAGTGTAACACGTGGAAATCATGTGGACAGCAAAGACAAACAATCGAATGCTCTTCCAACAAAAACTTTAAACAATGTTACACTAATAATCAATCATTTAGAGGCTTTGACCAGCAAACAGCaaaataatacattaaaaaaaaaaaaaaaattgctcaagGGCAAAATTAAAACCGTTTTCTTTCCTATTGAAAAATAGTGACAATTGAGGTTTATATCTGAATCTGAACAAATTATTGAATgccaaatcctttttttttttttttggggccataTATGGAATTAGCATGAAGGTGATAAGCAGAATATCTGAAAAAAGTTTTGTGATCCCAATTAATACTGTTGGATCACCAATATCCCCATCAAGAATTGAGAAGGCCTAGTGCCAGTATGCAACAaggaaaactaataaaattgataaaagaaaCATGATATTTATTAGATTTAGGAGCCAAAGATCCAGACATATCATTATGATTTTATCAGTACATCAAAATCAATAACTTCAACATGGTCAAAGAACATTGTTTAAGAGTGTTAGATCCTAGAATTCTATGAAGACAATGATAgatatttttttgtgaaaaatgaTCAACTTGGTCTCATTTTGGGTTCAAAACCATTCACAGTCATTCCCCCATCAACAGATATAACCTGTCCAGTGATGTAAGAAGCAGCTGGCAGGCAAAGGAATGCTACCAAGGATGATACCTCTCCGGCTTCCGCAACACGTTGAAGTGGGGTTTTCGAGACTATCTCTTCCAAGAACTTCTTGTTATCGAGCAACTGTAAAGGAAAAACACAaacatgtaaataaaataagcagtTGAATGGTCAGATTGCTTTCTGTTACTTCAGTAG
Proteins encoded:
- the LOC107409012 gene encoding protein phosphatase 2C 37 encodes the protein MAGICCELVESETSAPMEPTSRTLKRRKMELMPFKFMADVSVSSPVECSRKRHKLDLCSPSSSSASSLLLQSKRDSRVESCESKSQEENEGAKCNKEAWRLNNHDGEKSTNDAVQVYSPKFGMTSVCGRRRDMEDAVSIHPGFIQHEGSSASNQNLHFYGVFDGHGCSHVAFKCKDRLHEIVKEEVEVEKVDEPVVQWKETMEKSFERMDKEIQEWCDGIKTSNCRCELQTPQCDAVGSTAVVAIVTPEKIIVSNCGDSRAVLCRNGVAIPLSSDHKPDRPDELVRIEAAGGRVIYWDGPRVLGMLAMSRAIGDNYLKPYVISEPEVMITDRTDDDECLILASDGLWDVVSNDTACGVVRMCLRAQRQPSPPGSPGSEAVVRSAASCENSDKACSDASILLTKLALARHSTDNVSVVVVDLRRNYNQV